Proteins found in one Candidatus Bipolaricaulota bacterium genomic segment:
- a CDS encoding nitronate monooxygenase has translation MLGIEYPIFLGGMAHVSRAPLVSAVSAAGGLGIIGSGGMPPDVLAAEIERVREMTDRPFGVNLMLMDPNIDAQVEVVLDAGVAMVTTGAGNPAKYIDRLKARGIKIFPVVPAVALAVRMARAGADGVVAEGMESGGHVGEVTTFVLVPQVADAVEIPVVAAGGIADGRGLAAAFALGAEGVQIGTRFLASVEAPVHENFKRAVLKANERSTIVTGRSIGAPVRTIANKMTKTFARYEQEGRPREEFEKLAVGGLRRAVYDGDLETGSLMAGQVAGMIREIKPVREIIAEIVTQARRLLPEGAGF, from the coding sequence ATGTTGGGAATCGAATACCCGATCTTCCTTGGAGGGATGGCGCACGTGTCACGCGCGCCGCTGGTCTCCGCTGTCTCCGCCGCGGGCGGGCTCGGGATCATCGGCTCGGGTGGGATGCCGCCCGACGTCCTTGCGGCGGAGATCGAGAGAGTGCGCGAAATGACGGACCGGCCGTTCGGGGTGAACCTGATGCTGATGGATCCCAACATCGATGCGCAGGTGGAGGTCGTCCTCGACGCCGGGGTGGCGATGGTGACGACCGGGGCCGGAAACCCGGCCAAGTACATCGATCGATTGAAGGCCCGCGGGATCAAGATCTTTCCCGTCGTTCCGGCTGTTGCACTGGCGGTGCGGATGGCCCGGGCCGGAGCGGACGGGGTTGTTGCCGAGGGGATGGAGTCGGGCGGACACGTCGGGGAGGTGACGACGTTCGTCCTCGTCCCCCAGGTTGCTGACGCGGTCGAGATCCCGGTGGTCGCCGCCGGGGGGATCGCCGATGGTCGCGGGCTCGCGGCCGCGTTCGCCCTCGGCGCAGAGGGAGTGCAGATAGGAACACGCTTTCTCGCCTCAGTCGAGGCACCGGTGCACGAGAACTTCAAGCGGGCGGTGCTGAAGGCGAACGAACGGTCGACGATCGTCACCGGCCGCAGCATCGGGGCCCCGGTGCGCACGATCGCCAACAAGATGACCAAGACCTTCGCCCGCTACGAGCAGGAGGGCCGGCCGCGCGAGGAGTTCGAGAAATTGGCGGTCGGGGGGCTGCGCCGCGCCGTGTACGACGGCGACCTTGAGACCGGTTCCCTGATGGCCGGCCAGGTGGCAGGGATGATCCGCGAGATCAAGCCGGTGCGGGAGATCATCGCCGAGATCGTTACCCAGGCCCGCCGGCTCCTCCCCGAGGGGGCAGGCTTCTAG